One Rosa chinensis cultivar Old Blush chromosome 5, RchiOBHm-V2, whole genome shotgun sequence genomic region harbors:
- the LOC112203237 gene encoding receptor-like protein EIX2, protein MTLKGSELDYTISNLYLVKSIDLSSNNLEGGIPEQISSLVRLGALNLSMNQLSGNISTKIGNLRWLETLDLSHNHLSGQIPQSLSSLTFLSHLNLSYNNLSGRIPSGPQLQTQENSSYVGNPSLCGFPLSTKCEGYDTPTQQTLLGGDGEDEDDNGKLGFYISMVLGFVISFWGVCGTLLLKKSWRYAYFQFFDNIKDKIALAIALKVAHFQRRF, encoded by the coding sequence ATGACACTGAAAGGAAGCGAACTCGACTATACAATCAGCAACTTGTACTTGGTGAAGAGCATTGATCTTTCATCAAATAATTTAGAAGGTGGAATTCCTGAACAAATAAGCAGCCTCGTTCGATTGGGAGCCCTAAACTTGTCGATGAATCAATTGAGTGGAAATATTTCCACCAAGATTGGAAACTTGCGTTGGTTGGAAACTCTTGATCTCTCACACAACCATCTTTCGGGACAGATTCCTCAAAGCTTGTCTTCTTTGACATTTTTGTCACACTTGAACTTGTCTTATAACAACCTGTCCGGAAGAATCCCTTCAGGCCCCCAACTCCAAACACAAGAGAATTCATCATATGTGGGGAATCCATCGCTCTGTGGATTTCCTCTTTCAACCAAGTGCGAGGGGTATGACACACCTACACAACAAACTTTGCTCGGAGGGGAcggtgaagatgaagatgacaaCGGGAAGCTTGGTTTCTATATCAGCATGGTCCTTGGGTTTGTCATAAGCTTTTGGGGCGTTTGTGGCACTTTGCTTCTGAAGAAGTCATGGAGGTATGCttattttcaattctttgaCAACATCAAAGACAAAATAGCACTGGCAATTGCATTGAAAGTCGCTCATTTTCAAAGAAGGTTTTGA